A genomic window from Cytobacillus suaedae includes:
- a CDS encoding helix-turn-helix transcriptional regulator gives MNKPICPRFEKAMGLLSQRWTGLIIYQLLTGPQRFCTIESSIGVSGRVLSERLKDLENEKIVKREVFPETPVRIEYSLTEKGTDLEPLMREMEKWSQKWLEA, from the coding sequence TTGAATAAGCCGATTTGCCCTAGATTTGAAAAAGCGATGGGATTGTTGAGCCAACGATGGACGGGGTTAATTATTTACCAACTTCTAACTGGTCCACAGCGTTTTTGCACGATTGAATCATCAATTGGTGTTAGTGGTAGGGTCCTATCAGAAAGGTTAAAGGATCTGGAAAACGAAAAGATTGTAAAGCGAGAAGTGTTTCCAGAAACTCCTGTTAGAATCGAGTATTCATTGACCGAAAAAGGAACAGACCTTGAACCTCTCATGCGAGAGATGGAAAAGTGGTCACAAAAATGGTTAGAAGCATAA